A window from Myxocyprinus asiaticus isolate MX2 ecotype Aquarium Trade chromosome 37, UBuf_Myxa_2, whole genome shotgun sequence encodes these proteins:
- the LOC127428090 gene encoding NTPase KAP family P-loop domain-containing protein 1-like has translation MAIERVMDIPSDNVYAYALSKTLTKVVSPLTVGLYSECHNRINMVLKNIEVHMYLEAERREEKNTKGQKPRSVKPSISDLLSLILRLLFYRPVWTEQNQNRKNIRYLFVRFSAWHFAGSDLLWAGLVMQLCKALQKSFGKLQLGLFRIAQHDEEKDTEKKKIEDTLKDWRSKKVCCIPIWALILMGFTGTLIILIPLIIYGFPKLKDIAEGEKQDEESHGYGVLEGFAIAILGVPAAGALRFIFLLLKNLIFNQDLKVRQGLDNQKVSQKLGLMHEIRKEMRLLCCFIHFMEIFERRKIRVVLEITNLDRCTPKKIVGVLDAINILLSDEESPFISLLAVDPEVLIRQVDQAEDCLSKGDSAYDFLDRIITLPFTVPPLCDASKCRVFKNIVRGQSEIPEESPLEGTGASALGLPRTSLSVEDEYSVKCSQAGEEQATPLIANKGKNETFTAVELSQEEVDILIESAFYSILSGDQNNLQTYISGDTMSMRRVINSIRVTIIIMEILKVEPPPPEKIAAWVILVDRWPCRLSWILQCVEDDQQRAEIDEHDGTFCAADHTKALWDVFNYHSLELCMIGNEVENFLERDGDPELFEMFLRKDFKFTVGELERFKLCTVNLNYSIKNELARIRGSRRLKRAGRNAFNSLSARTVMNMKTEDICQEMSQLSFPEKYTQTVREHFLDGRTILFSDPKDLREVLKMTLGEWITFKIHFLGVMPRSRPDVAESFSKATYPGVLRCSSDHGQKAV, from the exons ATGGCGATCGAAAGGG TGATGGATATTCCATCCGATAATGTGTATGCTTATGCATTATCAAAAACCCTCACAAAAGTTGTTTCTCCTCTGACTGTGGGTTTGTATTCAGAATGCCACAACAGGATCAACATGGTCCTCAAGAACATTGAGG TTCATATGTATCTCGAGGcagaaagaagagaagagaagaacacAAAGGGACAAAAGCCTCGCTCAGTTAAACCATCGATTTCGGACCTGCTATCTCTGATCTTGCGTCTCCTCTTCTATCGACCTGTGTGGACGGAGCAGAACCAGAACAGGAAGAACATTCGATATCTGTTCGTGAGGTTCAGTGCCTGGCATTTTGCTGGTAGTGACTTGCTCTGGGCTGGACTGGTGATGCAGTTGTGCAAGGCTCTCCAAAAGAGCTTCGGTAAGCTCCAGCTGGGCCTCTTCCGGATCGCACAACACGACGAAGAGAAGGATACAGAGAAGAAGAAGATTGAGGACACTCTAAAGGACTGGAGGTCCAAGAAGGTGTGCTGCATCCCCATTTGGGCTCTAATACTGATGGGGTTCACTGGAACGCTCATAATTCTGATCCCTCTTATTATATACGGATTCCCTAAACTAAAGGATATAGCAGAAGGAGAGAAACAGGATGAGGAGTCACACGGCTACGGCGTGCTGGAAGGTTTTGCCATAGCTATACTTGGTGTCCCTGCAGCTGGAGCATTAAGATTCATATTCTTGCTGTTGAAGAACCTCATCTTCAACCAGGACCTTAAAGTCAGACAAGGGCTAGACAACCAGAAGGTAAGTCAGAAGCTGGGACTCATGCATGAAATTCGGAAAGAGATGAGACTTCTGTGCTGCTTCATTCACTTCATGGAGATCTTTGAGAGGAGGAAGATCCGGGTGGTGTTGGAGATCACCAACTTGGACCGCTGTACACCAAAGAAAATCGTTGGTGTCTTGGATGCCATCAACATACTGCTATCTGACGAAGAGAGTCCCTTTATTTCTCTGCTTGCTGTAGATCCAGAAGTGCTGATTAGACAGGTGGACCAGGCAGAGGACTGTTTAAGCAAAGGAGACTCTGCATATGACTTTCTAGATCGTATCATCACACTGCCCTTTACCGTTCCTCCACTGTGTGATGCATCCAAGTGCAGGGTCTTCAAGAACATTGTCCGTGGTCAGTCTGAGATCCCCGAAGAATCCCCTCTTGAGGGCACTGGAGCATCAGCTTTAGGGCTGCCCAGGACGTCACTCTCTGTAGAAGATGAGTATTCTGTAAAGTGCAGTCAAGCTGGAGAGGAACAAGCCACCCCTTTGATTGCAAACAAAGGGAAAAACGAAACTTTCACAGCAGTAGAACTCAGTCAAGAAGAAGTGGACATATTAATTGAGTCTGCATTTTACAGCATCCTCTCAGGAGATCAAAACAACCTTCAGACATACATATCTGGAGACACCATGTCCATGAGACGAGTGATTAACTCTATTCGagtaactattattattatggagATTCTGAAAGTGGAGCCTCCACCTCCTGAGAAGATCGCTGCCTGGGTGATTTTGGTGGACCGTTGGCCTTGCAGACTAAGCTGGATCCTTCAATGTGTGGAGGATGACCAACAGAGAGCTGAGATAGATGAACACGATGGAACCTTCTGTGCTGCAGATCATACCAAAGCACTGTGGGATGTGTTCAATTACCATAGCCTTGAGCTCTGCATGATTGGAAACGAGGTGGAGAACTTTCTGGAAAGAGACGGGGACCCTGAGCTTTTTGAGATGTTCCTTAGGAAAGACTTCAAGTTCACTGTAGGGGAGTTGGAACGATTTAAGCTTTGTACCGTGAACTTAAACTACTCCATCAAGAATGAGCTGGCTAGGATCCGTGGAAGCCGCAGATTAAAAAGAGCAGGGAGAAATGCTTTCAACTCCCTCTCAGCACGAACTGTAATGAACATGAAAACAGAAGATATTTGTCAAGAG atgTCACAGCTAAGCTTCCCAGAGAAATATACCCAAACAGTAAGGGAACATTTCCTAGATGGTCGGACAATCCTCTTCAGTGACCCCAAAGACCTCAGAGAGGTCTTGAAAATGACTCTGGGTGAATGGATAACTTTTAAAATTCATTTCCTGGGGGTCATGCCTCGTAGTCGACCAGATGTGGCAGAATCTTTTTCGAAAGCCACATACCCTGGAGTGCTCAGATGCTCATCTGACCATGGCCAGAAAGCAGTATAA